TGCCCAAGTTCGCTACACTTTGGCTTCCACGGAACACGCGGAATGACCCCTGAAAGTTAATTCGCGAGAACAGTACAAGTGTTACTTGAGATCTCTCCACAACATTTCTGAGCCGGAAGCTCGAGAGAACATTGTCAAACCGAAACGCCCCAAGATCACGAACTGCAACTCCTCCACGTCTAAAGAGGATCCGACGACCAGTAAAATTAGTGCCAGACCAAAGCGCAAGACGTACATCACTGTTAGCCAACTATATCACTCCTTTTCAAAGGTTGATATAGTATATTAAGAATTTTACAGAACGTATAAGACAAATACAGCGGTAAATAAGTTTGTTTTTCGGATTTCCTGCGGTTTGGTTAAGTTCTGCGTTAAATGAACGAACTAAACCTTGGGGTAATCGACCACTATCACATTTTGCAATATACCGTCCAGCGATTTCACAAACTCTTGATGGAGGGGATGCGGTCCATAAGAGCGCAGCGACTCCAGGTCTTTGAACGTAACCCTTAATCCGAGCGTGTAGCCATGAATGTTTTCCGTTTCTTCAGTTACGTTAATGCCTGCTGTCAGATCGGAAATTCCCGGGATACGATTCCGAAAATCGAGCAGTTGATCCAGAAGCTCCTGTTGCTTGGCGGGTGTAATGTCAGTATTGAATTTAAATACGACAAGATGTTCGTACATCGTGAAATTCCTCCTTTATAGAAACTTTAAACATTTATTTGAAATATGCAATTCTGCTCGGCTTCTTTTTTTGTGGTATTCAGGAGAGATGAAACTCATCGTTCATTCCTACATTAGGCCTATTTTAAGAGCAGAGATCCATCCTCATCCTTAAACGTCTTACACTGTGAAGCATTCATGCAAAATTGTGAGTCTTTATGCCTTTCATTTTTAATCATTTAATTCGTCAAATTTCGGGCTGTTTTGTATAAAATATATTGACAAAAGCAGGGCTAGGAATATATTGTGAAGGGTAATTATTCTTTATTTTTTCAAAAAAAT
This region of Paenibacillus sp. URB8-2 genomic DNA includes:
- a CDS encoding Dabb family protein encodes the protein MYEHLVVFKFNTDITPAKQQELLDQLLDFRNRIPGISDLTAGINVTEETENIHGYTLGLRVTFKDLESLRSYGPHPLHQEFVKSLDGILQNVIVVDYPKV